One genomic window of Bos taurus isolate L1 Dominette 01449 registration number 42190680 breed Hereford chromosome Y, ARS-UCD2.0, whole genome shotgun sequence includes the following:
- the LOC132344643 gene encoding testis-specific Y-encoded protein 1-like, which translates to MSRPFTSAPAGDQGQAQEERVRQSEEGGSILGPQTFLIVSPAWTFQPPIVTPGKEATLFRVEAVEDSKALVDEDVVGIEWEFQLLVEDSTKEVEVVTDDERQQGFSQELEEKTVEEQGWERPGGPSELPALDELQVLAALRVELSSEHEKNHRAYIRFMHRSHQRRKSHLAWRSAIIQGIPGFWAKAIMNHPQVCIMISNQDKDFLSYMIDLKVQRYPRFRCKLIFSFWENPYFLNTVIIKKYYLDITGHRACCSTPVHWIWGFERGALSHKLHTRSLKFLNWLSGYNCSELNRIAEIINEDVWNDPLKYYSREEGSSMRGN; encoded by the exons ATGTCTCGTCCCTTCACATCTGCACCAGCTGGGGATCAGGGCCAGGCCCAAGAGGAGAGAGTGAGGCagtcagaggaaggagggagcatcctgggaccccagacctttTTAATTGTGAGCCCAG CCTGGACCTTCCAGCCACCAATTGTTACGCCAGGCAAAGAGGcaaccctcttcagggtggaggcagtggaggacAGCAAGGCCCTGGTAGATGAAGACGTGGTGGGGATCGAGTGGGAGTTTCAACTATTGGTGGAAGACAGCACCAAGGAGGTAGAGGTTGTGACAGATGACGAGCGGCAACAGGGgttctcccaggagctggaggaaaaaacggtggaggagcagggctgggagaggcCCGGAGGCCCGAGTGAGCTTCCAGCGCTAGATGAGCTGCAGGTGCTGGCCGCCCTTcgggtggaactgagctctgaacatgagaaaaaccacagggcctacatTCGATTCATGCACAGGAGCCATCAAAGGAGGAAGAGTCACTTGGCTTGgaggagtgccatcatccagggcatccctggcttctgggccaaagct attatgaaccaccctcaagtttgcatcatgatcagcaaccaagataaagactttctcagctacatgattgacttgaag GTGCAGAGATATCCACGGttccgctgcaagctgatcttttccttttgggagaacccctacttcttgaacacggtgatcattaaaaagtattaccttgacatcactg GTCATAGGGCATGTtgttccactccagtccactggatCTGGGGCTTTGAACGGGGAGCACTCAGCCACAAGTTGCACACCAGGAGCCTTAagtttctcaactggttgtcaggctaCAACTGCTCAGAAttgaacaggattgctgag ATCATCAATGAAGACGTATggaatgatcccctgaagtactactcCAGGGAGGAAGGTTCCTCCATGAGaggtaactga